The window GCATATTTCTTGGGACGTCTCTTATTGCATGGAAATCCAAGAAGCAAACTGCAGTGTCACGCTCTAGCGCTGAGGCAGAGCTTCGGGCACTTTCTACTACGACATCTGAGATTGTGTGGCTTCGTTGGCTATTGGCTGATCTTGGTGTTCCATGCCCTACACCCACAACTCTTCTTTGCGACAATACTGCTGCCATTCAGATTGCTAATGATCCAGTGAGGCATTAGCTGACCAAACACATTGGTGTGGATGCCTCCTTCACTCGATCTCATTGCCAACAATCAACTATTAATCTCCAGTATGTCCCATCAGAGCTTCAAGTTGCAGATTTCTTCACAAAGGCTCAAACTAGAGATCAGCATAGGTTTCACATTTGCAAACTCGGTGTATCAGATGCTACTGACCCACCttgagtttgagggggggggggtgttaagGGAGCACCCTGTGTACACATGTATAGGCTGTAGTCCAGAGCCGTGTAAGGCCTAGGCCCATGTAACCCTCTACTTTTAACTTCTTCCTCTCCATACAGAAACTCTGCTTTTTGTCTATCTTTCACAATATTGAACATTAATCAGCTCTAAATTCTTAAGGGATCTGTCTTTCACTATGCATATGTTACAATTCATCATATGCCTAACTTTTGAATGGCATGTGCAGGTTCACCTTACTGCATGTAGAATGGTCTCAAATTGCTATGAGAATATGACGGATGGACTTGATTGTTGAAATTCAGTTCACTGCTGTAGAGTGGCTTGATGGGGACAATAAGCCCAAATGTGATGGGTAAGTCCTATTTACCGCATCTATACACTTCTATTACTTAGAAAGAAATGTTCCAGGTTTATATTTTGATCTAAGATTTAGATATTATCTTTCTTTGCCATACATGTTATGCTTAAGTTCTTagaaacaaattaaaaaaaaatcttTTCATAAAGTCATAAAGGAACATAAAAACTGAAATACTTATAAGTAGCAACAGAATGACAACTAAATCTGTACGTACAATTTTGGTAATCTCTTCTATAAACAATCTGGATGATTGTTTCAGTAGGTTAAAACTCTCTCTGTTCTTATTGCTGCTGTATACAAGCTGTGACATTGCTCTGTTTTCTTTCTTGGTTGGATTTCTACAACCAGGACACACATCCTGCTACGTCCCAAAGTGTTTTTTCCTGATATAGTGATGCCGaaagaataaaaaaattcagagttaAGGCACATAATCTCCATGTCCGATACGGGGCTGCCTCCTTGAAATCTCGATGCATGGCTGTGCTATAAGTGTTGGCTTTGTCTGATTGCGCGCAAGATAAGAGCCTCTTCACCACCTTCAATATATTAGTGTTGGCTTTGTCTGTCACTCAAAACTATTTCATTGGCATGTCTATTAGTTTGGGTTCGTCCCTGTTTTAGGTGTTTGGTTTGAGGATTAGTTGATCGATTAGTCAAATGTATTTCTATATTGGTTTGGGTTGGTCCCTGCTTTAGTTCTTTGGCTTGAGGATTAATTACATGGATGCTTATTTCCAGGGATTATGCCTGTCATAGTTGCCGTTCTTAGATGTTTGGTTGATGTCTGTCAGGCAGAGGGGGTGAGATGGGTTGTGCATGACCTTGTGTTTTTGAAAATTGTTTACCTAAGTTgattagatggtgtgttgttggtcTACCAGATTCGATAGCCTACCTTGATGCCGGACCAAATAAAAAGAGGTCTCAACTCAGTTTCTTTAGATGCAGGTTCATCTCGAGTTGACCTATTATCTCGACAATAGAAGCTAGAGAAATTAATCCATTAGCATTTTCATGCATATGATTTAATCTAAATTTTAGTTGTCCTAATTTAATAACAATACTATTTATATTGCTTATATATATAATACATCTTTCAGCAATCAATAGTTCACCAACCTATTTATTGTATGCATTAATTGGATTAATAAACGACAAATGCGGGATTTTATTGAAGTCAAGTTACTAAATATTCATGATGGTATCTTTTCCCTGAACTTATCCAGAATGAACTGAGAGTCGAATACTTAAGTGGTTTAGGAAAgcttcaaatacaatagaagagggTACACAGTAAGTACTTTGTGCAGAGGCTAGCCATCCTTGATCCCATCACCATAACATATTTTGTGTAGGATGGGATGGATGGGAGGTGCGACACAATTTTGTAAGTACAGACAGAAAAATGCAGTATGTTTGATAATTTTATCACTGTACGCTCTCTTTTCCTGTTTGCGGGTGGATTCTGAATATATTCTAGACAGAGGAATTATCACTGTACAACTGCACTTTTGCTGCTATCTTCTGCAGTATTTTCTTTTTTGTTCTTCTGCAGTATATTTTGTTACAAAGATTTAAAAAATAATATTGGTAGATATAACTTCCATTTGTTTTCCATGAACCTTGCAGTTGGCTTGCCTCTGCACTAGGGGAATGCTTGCATTAGACCATCAAAGTTAATTTCTATTACATCAGTATCCACATGTTAAATGCGTTTATAGTGATTGAACAACTCATTAATAGATGAAGCCATCGAACAGAAGGCGTTTTTTTTTACTCTCAGTTATAATGATGGAATCTTACCATGTGTGGAATTAACTTTGTATTATTTCTCTTTACTAACCTTTTAAAGGAATAATGAGAGTATCAATTTAATTGTGCAGTTTGTTGATTAGACAAATTATTGTTTTGTTCTAACCTTGTCATGGTGTGCTAAATTGTTTCTTTCTGTCTGAACATGCCTGTTCTAAGTGCCTATGTTTTTAATTATTTTGTACCTATACATAAAAATTCTAATTTTCTTACTCCTGCGGTTATGCATGACCTGCAGCTTAATCACACGGATCTTAAGCCAGAGAACATTCTCCTTGTTTCATTTAACCTCAATACAATCAGGGTTCATGATTAGAAGGTACTAAACATCTCTCCTTGTTTCATTTCACCTGATACAATCAGGGTTCAAGATTATAAGGTACTAAACTTCTAAATCAGAGCCTGGCCTAACTTTGAGATTTcccaaaatgtatacttttgtatttcGGTCATTCTTTGGAGATGATCCTTTGGTTACTTAATGCTCTTTACGGTATGAGTaaatttctttttctttatttctaaACTCAATTTTCTTTTCTCCATGAAGATTCCTATTTGCTCACCCAAGGATGGTTCTGTTTTCAAGACCTTACAAAATCTGCTCTTTTAGACATGGATATAGATGGTGATATATGCATACCCAATCTTTGCTCCTTTAGACATGTATGGATGCAAAGACAACACCCAATCTGCTCCTTTAGACATGTATGCATGCAGAGACAACACCCAATCTTTACTTCTATTTTAACTCATACTGATACAGATTTCAATAGTATAAACATGAAATTACTTCTGAAATGCCTAAATATTGATATCTGCATGCTTGTAAATTTACTTCGTGAATCATTTTTATGCTGCTACTTTTCTAATTATTGTATCTCTTTCGTCCAAAGCGTGAGTGCATTGCATTTGTACTGCTCTATCTTATTGTTATATTTGCATCTGCCATTGCTTCCATAATCTATATTTTGGCTCTGATCTGAAGCATAGCATTGCTCCGAGCGGAACTAGGGATCAAACAAGGCAGCCCAATGTGCTGAGAAAAGATAGGAGCGCACATGAACGCCTCAACAGGTGCGCCTCCAGTCTTACGAACTACCTCCATGGGAAAGATAAACCGGAGCGAAAACAAGAACAACAGGAGCACCACCCCCGAGCGAACCCATGCAAAGCGACAACTGTGTCACCTGGCCCACCATCGTGATCCATGACTCTTGCATGACACAATCAATCAGTCGAGCACCTCGCGCGCGCTCCACGACATCAAACCAAAACACAATCAAAGACTTGTTTTTTAGACGGGGTGGCATGGAGGAGCCGGTCGGAGAGCCTGGGGCAGGGGAGGGCGAGCAGGCCGTAGAGCCCGGCGGGGGGAAGGTTGTTATTTCTTGATGCATCTTCATTTGGATTTAAGTGCGCTACTGCTGGTCCTCTCTTGCGATTGCGTGCAACTTGCTTCTGACAGAGCCAAGTCATGCCCTGATGAGGTTCCTTTCTTCAGCCAAACTGAATTTTAAGCGTGCCTTTTGCATTTTGCTCGTTCAGGTGCCAGATTTCCCAGCTCAGTTATGCGGCGAACACTCATGTGCTTGGCGCTGAGGTATGTGTGTGTCTCTCGACTCTCGTTTCAGTGCTAAAATATATCAACATCTATCCAATATCTCTTGTTTGCTGTCTATCAGAGTTACCAAACTTCCTGAAGATGTGAAGAAAGAACCCGAAGACCCGAATAGCAGGTACTAACCGGCTATATGTATTATGACTGCTACACTTCAGACATCAGAGATCCTAAGTTTTAATTGATATACAACGTGTGCTTCCGTTCATGTCCAATTTGATAGTTGGAAACAGTTTTAAGGGAGGACTTCAAAGAATATTTTGCCAAATTTGTTAAGTGCGGGTAATTTGATTTTTGGCGGTCCATCTTTTTTCTTTATAATTTGTTCTCATACCATGACTAGCAATCTTTTTTTACATACTATTACTATGCGAGTGTATGACCTGTCAGATAACCTATATTTGCTGTGAGATTATTCAAGATTTAACTCTTAAGCTTACTAAAATAATAGGCAAAGAAATCAGAAGTTTTAACTCAATTTTCATAACATTTTATTCACATATACCTTCACAATTAAGTTTTGTAGTAAAGAAAATTTTAACTCCCAAGCTTGCTGGGAAAAGCATAGAAATCAGAAGTCTCAGGAGGCACACACACTGAGGCGTGCGCACCGCACAAGTATTTAAAGTTGGTAGCATGTTTCATATTTTGTGTGCTGAAATTTATGTTTCAAAACATTGTTGCAAAGTATGAAATGGGCAGTGAAATCTCAACCATGGGCCATGATATTGTTCTTCTAAAAATGCTAACACAGAAATGACCTACTGATGAAGAATTCAATGATGGATTTACGCTTCGCAAGTATGTAGAGGCGTCTCTTTCACCGATTGAGGACATTCTTCACCTCAACCTTACCTGAGAAATATGAGATCAACCGGTCGATCATATCCCTAACTTGCAAGAATACAAGAATTTTATGCCGAAGGATATATGTGCTCTCCAACTCTTTAAATTTGGCATTTTATGCTCTGCAGAATCACCAAAAGAAATACGCATGCATGAAACTTCTATGCTTGCTCTGCTTTATCAACACTCTTGTTGCTGCAGTTCTATTTCTATGTCTTGTATTTTTAACAATCAACATGCAACTATCGCTCTTTTGGACTGCATGTCTTCTCGCTGAAGTAAGAATCATGTCATACATAGACGTTAACTAATACGCTAGCTTGATTAGTGTGTATAATcccgcctcaagaggcgccactaggtggcgccccaaccactagtcCCTATCTAGGATAGGTAGGTTCTACCTACTTGTACTGTTCAGATGGATTATATGAGGGTTTTATTGTTCAATCGTAAATTTATGTTTGGCACAATAACACCTTTGGATCCTGATCCCGTACCCGATCGTAGAGTGCCTAAAGTCGCTTCCACCAACCAAATCTAAACTAGTATGGCCTCCTTTTCCTTGTGCTTATTGTAGTGTTGCTTTCGCCAAAATCTAAGCTATAAGTGTTAGGGAAACTCCAACGCAAACCTCCAAACTATTCCCGGTTGTCCGTTCGGGCCAAAACGGATGGATGGATCGGCCCAACGCGCGGCTGCATCCGCATTTTTTCCCGTTTGGTATACGTCCCGTCCCATTTCCGACACAAACATGAGCCCGGTTTGCATCCACATGGACGTGGAATGGACGGGCACGCGCTTGCTCGTCGCTTGTCTCAGGGACGCGTGGCGACCGTCCACCTACGACCACTGCCCAAAGTAAATGTGCTCACACTGCGGGCCCCGGTTGTTAGTCACACAATGCTTGGTCGTCGTCCTCCTTAAATTGGAAGCCATGGACCGGCCAGTCCACAGCTTCCACTTCCTAGCCGGCCTATCTCCTCTAGCCTGCACCGCCTGCCCCGCCAGCTTTTGAGATCGCGCCAACGGCGGCCGGGCATCGGTACAGGCCGTACATCCACGTCGACGTCTGCTAGCGCTACTGGGAGACGGCGACGCCATTGCCGTGGGGAGATGTCCACCTGCTGAACAACTGGCATCTCTCCGCCAACCATGTGCCCATCCCTCCAGTGCCCGTGAGCGGCGCGCCCGCCGCCTGGAGATGAACTGATGATGCGCCCGCCTGCCATCGGATCTGCTGGACGACGTTGTAGATGCGCCGCTGTGGGATATGTGGCTCCGCGACGAGCATGACCTGCGGCGGCAATCTTTTTTTGTCAGTCGTCCTCCGAGCCCGCGCCACCCGCGTCCTCCTCGTGCTGACAGCCCTCCCCAAATGCGGGGCCGTAGGCGTGTGCACGGCATCACGCCAATgccttctccgtctccgtccctGCCACCGACGCCGCCCATGACCGAGAGGAGGAGGCCCATCTCATGAGGCGtatcatggaggactccatgaacaCGTGCGACGAGCGGTAACGGCATGGCCTAGAAACCACGCTGGCCCTCTCCGCGGCCGGCGATTTGGCCATCCCGGAGCTGGACCTCGACGTCAAGGAGGAGGTGCAGGAGGAGGTCTTGGAGGAGCCGCCCGTCGCCGCGTGGAACCCTCGTCTGGTGGGCCAGCGGTGGAGCTGCTCATGCACGGCGCCGGAGATGGCCGACTCGGTGGGTGTCGGCCCATGGTCAGCCACGCCGCCGCGGTCACCAGAGCAGGAGTAGGAGCCACGGGAGGAGGTAGTGCAGGCGCCGCCGGCGCCTCCAGTCTGCCAGGGGCCACCAGCCTACCTTTGGCAGCCACCTTCGTACGCCGATCTCACTCGAGACGATGACTAGGAGGAGTAAACAGCGGCCATGGGGGCATAGAAGACGAAGGCGGCCATGAAGCGGCCATTATCTTTTTTCtatgttttatttttttttatgtTTATGTGCTGAACTTGGGTAATGTGGACGTTTGaatgtttaaatttatgttttaagtTATTTTTAatatgtttttgtttttttggtttaaATTCAAGTCCGACGAGGCAGGCCGTTTGAGGTGCGGTTGGCCCGTTGAACGCACCGACCGCCGGAAGTACAACTGCAAGCGGACGAATGTGTCCGTTTTCCTGTCCCAAACAAACGAAAAGCGGATGAAAGAAATGTCCGTTTAGGAtcgtgcgttggagttgcccttagCTTGGGCTTGTGTCGCAATCACGAAAATCTAAACTTTACGCTCTGCCTCTGCTCTGCTCCTACCCCCTATAAATATATCTCATCTGATGCAGAAGTGAGCCTCTTCAACCAACCCAACAAACTAAAGCCCGACGATGGCCATCATCAAGCAGTCGCTCATTGTCCTAGTGCTGCTCATATGCGGAGCAGGCGGCTCCACcacaccggcgccggcgccggagccGGCGCTGCTGACGCAGGATAATCTGTGTGTCGGCATAAGGTCAGTACCTACTTTTCTACAGTTCATTCATTTCAGAGAGGGCACGTGAAAAGTAAGTACTGACACAGGATAATCTGTGTGTCGCATAAAGCACTACCAACGAAGAGATGGTCTGCGTCGCCGACGGCGCACTGGCGTGCTTCGCCGAAAATGTAGTCACCGACGAGCTTACCTTCACGCCATGCTTCGTCACCGCCGCCGGCGAATGCTTggccaaggataaggaggagcccaGCAAGAACCACTGCATCGGCCTAGAGATCAGCGACCTGAAATGCCTTGGAGATAGCGCCTGGACCTGCTACAACAGCTTCACCGGGTACATCCCTCCCGCCTTCATCGCGTGCTTCCAAGGCAGAGCCCCCATGTGCACCCCACAGTGATCGTTGTCAGGATTTTCATTCCATCACCTACACCATGATCAACTGCTTGCTTGCCGACAATAAAAGGgtttgtctgtgtgtgtgtgtgtgtgatttagTATGTGGTAGTAGTAATATGGTATGGTTGTGCCATATTTCTCGGATTTTTGTTTTGATGATTGATGATGATTTCGCTGGAAAAAGAAAATAGAGTGAGAAGCATTGAGCCTTCCTTGTACTGATCTCATCAGAAGGAAGTTGGAAATGGAAAACAAAAGAATGGTTGGTTGTATAAGCAcgggattgattgattgattgctgCGTGCTTTTATTCCATTCTCAACTTGTACTGTAGCGCATTAATTGATGTGCACTCCGTATTCCCTATGTTCCTAAATATTCACTCGgtccctaaatataagtatttttagagattccaatgcggactacacacggagcaaaatgagtgaatctatattttaaaatatgtctatatatatccgtatgtagttcgtattgcaatctctaaaaaaacttatatttaggagtgGAGAGAGTAGGAGCATAAGACTTATATTTCAAATGTTCAAATATAGCGGTAGTTGTACTTAAATAAGTTCAAATATTACGCTCAAATATTATTGCCCTCTTTAACCGCCCATGAATGCTCGATCAGATTTTCCTTGGGTTGCTCATGAGTTGCTCAATGCCAGATACGTTGATGTCTTTTAACAAATTTTTTAAGTGTGGTCGgattctgatcaagaagattgataGGATCACCCACGTTCTCAAATTCAAGACTTACGGCAGCGACGTCATCctcatcctcgacgatcatgttgtgcataatCACACAACAGGCCTTCACCTCCCACAAGGTCTCTGCATCCCATTATTTAGTTGGTCCATGAACAACTGCAAAACGTGCCGGCAGGACTTCAAATGCCTTCTCAACATCCTTTCTAGCCGCTTCTTGTCTTTGGACAAAGGGAGCCTTTTTCTGGCCAACTGGGTTAGAGATGGTGTTGACAAAGGTAGCACACGGAGGGCAGATACTGTCAATCAGACAATAACCCATGTTGTACTCATGTCCATTGACAGTATAGTGGCAAAGAGGAGTTTTTCCTCCAATTAGCCTCACAAACAATGGTGATCGATGTAGAATATTGATGTCGTTGTGAGATCCGAGTATGCCAAAGAAAACATGACAAATCCAAAGTTCATGTAATGCAACagcttcaagaatgatggtggaCTTCTTAACATGGCCCTGATATTGCCCTTGTAGAACTTTTGGGCAGTTCtttaatttccaatgcatgcagttaaGAGATCCGAGCAAATCTGGCCACCCACTTGCTTCCGATATTGCTAAGAGCCTCTCGGTGTCTGCGCCATTTGGTTCTCTCAGGTATAGAGGTCCAAACACCAAGACCACGACAGTTGCAAACCTGACCATTGCATCTCCGCATGTGCTCTCAGACATCAGTAGATACTCGTCCCACGAATCAGCGgtcgtgccatatgcaagcatccgtgGTGCAGCCATGCGCTTCTGATAACCAGAAAATCCAATCCTTCCCACGGTGTCTTTCTtcaagatgaagtagtcatcaAAGAACCGGACCCCATGGTACGATCGAAGAAAATTTTGTGCACCCGAAACCGGCGGCGGAAATTGTCAGCGAAGAGGGCATTGGGGGGCAAAGTATCCAGACATCAATGTCAAATGGTCGCACGCCCTATTGCGGTTGAGCACTCGATGATCCTTAATCAatcccttgaaattgagaacatgctcttcCGCACGCTCCTCTTCTCCAAGGACAGTCTGCATCATCGCCATCTCATCCGTGTAGCTCTTCTTGTCTGACAAGCCGTCTGACGACTCAACATAGTGCTCATATATGTACTATGTATCTGAATCCATTGCTTCAAAGAAGAAGGGACAAAAAAATTAGCTCAGCCAATTCAACGGACATTTGCCGGGCATGGTGAGCAGCGTAGGAGCGGATGGTACCTGAGTGGTGGTCGGAGGAAAGGCTCGTCCCGACAATAGAGAATAACCGGCTTGGATCCCGGGTGTACAGCTGGAGGTGACGGGCATGTCGGGTACCAGCAGGGGTGTGCAATGGTGGTGGAGTGACGGCAAAGGCAAGCGACAAAAAGGCAACGAGAGAAAATGGAAGGATGGAGGCGTGGTGTCTGAGAGGGATTTTTGATGGGCTAGGTGTCAGAGTCCTACGTGTCTGCTCTCCGAAAAAGTACGTCCGGACCGCTCGGCCGATCGATACATGCTCGTGTAGGGTGTCATAACACGTCTGGCAGACCGCACAATCCGGACGGTTTGAGGGTTCACTTTGGAGATACCCTAAAGAAGACGATCCGACTGTATGCGGGCGGTTTGAGTGTCCTTTTTGGAGATGCCCTAAAAAAGAACTGATTTCAGTCAATAAGCGGTTAAGATAATTCCAACATGTTACGCAACTTGCAATGTTTGAACAGGTTCTATGACTCGAAAACACAGATGCTGCGGCACCTATCAAGTTAAGTTGTAGTTTCCAGTTTAAGGAAAAACATCGGTAGGGCAAGTACGAAAACTATAAGGGAGCAACACAGACCTTGGCAAGAACATACATCCATGTTTCGATTCAACCGGAACTATTTGGGAACAATGATTTTTACACCCTCATCATTCTCGATGGGAACACAAAGAGAATATATCTCATTATGGTATAACTAACGAGCAAAAGATGAGTGTTATTAATCTATAATCTATACTTACTAATAAAAGCAATAGGTATTTTTAATCCGTTTTCTTATTTTATAGAAAACCCCCTAATGTTTTTGACATTAAATCCGCAATACATATTAAatgttttttaaaatactcatatcttttaaaccgtaactccaaatttaacatgttatatatggaatttgactagaaaaatatgtagaatctgaatatgatgttatttttccTGTTAACAATTTTAAAAATACTATTTAGGCTGTAATGTTAATCAACAATGCATTATCCGTCTTTTTTCATACTGGTACAAGTTCAGATTGTGGATGAACATCTCAGCAAAATCAGGATTGAACATGAAATTGAAGATAAATTTGCTAGAGACACCCAAAAAATAAGGATATGCATGACAAGAAATAAAAGAAGGACCCAATAAAGATGGGATGTCCGctataaaagaaataaaagggaaAATGCGGAGGAGGTCCGATAAAGATGAGATGTTGCGCTATTCTCCTATatataagaagaaaaaagagaggagatgCATGAAAAAAAGGTAAAAAGgaggcatgcatgacaaaaaataaaataaaagacaagTTTGATAAGATATAAATAGTGATGAAACAGAGACCAATACCTATGACATGTATGGCAAGAAATAGTGATGAAATAGGGGCGCAAGTACCTGCGTCCACACGAGACCATACAAAAAATGTTCTTTTCCAGACAAAAAAAAAATCTCCTTTTATGATTAAAAAATCATGTATCTTTTAACAACtcttcatgtatttaagaaatatGCATGTGAAAAAAGTGTTCAAGAGTTACCCTAAGTTGGTGATTCTTGAACTTGACATGAATAAATGCATGATCTTACCCGTTTCTTTGTATGGATTAAATCTACATGCAAGCCATGTTGAAATAGAACACATGTAACATGTAGAATCTTAAACTGCGCTTTTATAGGTTAAGACCATCTTTGTTTGGGCCGTAGCTACAAGTTCTCAGATAATAGATTTTTTTTATAAATTAAGAGTGTGtggttttttttctcccgttgcaatgcacggatctttttGCTAGTCTAATAAAAAACCAACTAACCCATCTAATCTACTGAAAGGAAACAAGATCCAAGATTAAACTTGGGGTTCGAAGATCAAAGGGCTAGGCCGGCGTATGTCGATGAGGTTCTCTAGGGCAGGGATCGGAGGCTGCAGACAAGATCGGGATGAACTGATGGGCAAAACACAAGGAAATAGCCAGCAGCGGACCGAAGATGGCCGTGGGTGGTGTCAGTGTCCTTGTGCTTCCCGACTGGATCATACCAGCGCCATGCATGTGCACTGCATTGGCCAGCAGTGAAGAGGGCAAGACCACGATGGCAAATTAAGATCAAATGGAACGCACATAGCACATGCCATTGATACGAGTCAGGGGTATGAAGATGGATGCTTGGCACGTCACACGGCCGCGTCAGTCATGGATTGCTCAACTGGTTTGGGCAAAAAGGTTTCGCTCGCTCACTAGAGCAAAGGAACATGGAGGAGACTGAGGTCGACGGGTCCGGTCCGGTCCTttttatagatagatagatagatagacgaTGCAAGCTAGTCTTGGAATTTCGGTTCACACAAGAAACAGCCCCACGATGCATGGCTTGGCTAGCTTATTAATGGTTCACACAAGAAACAGCCCCACGATGGCTTGGCTTGGCTTGGCTACAAGAAACAGCACCACCAACAGCCAAAAGAAGCTGGTCCTTAGGCGCCATATTCTTTTGGAGATCCCGGAAATAATGAATGGTCCAACACTCCTATGTCGGAAACAGATATACACATATAAGGGAATCCATGATTTCCCACGCACGTACTCCCTAcgtaaaaaaaatat is drawn from Triticum dicoccoides isolate Atlit2015 ecotype Zavitan chromosome 4A, WEW_v2.0, whole genome shotgun sequence and contains these coding sequences:
- the LOC119289238 gene encoding uncharacterized protein LOC119289238 — protein: MAIIKQSLIVLVLLICGAGGSTTPAPAPEPALLTQDNLCVGISTTNEEMVCVADGALACFAENVVTDELTFTPCFVTAAGECLAKDKEEPSKNHCIGLEISDLKCLGDSAWTCYNSFTGYIPPAFIACFQGRAPMCTPQ